Part of the Spinacia oleracea cultivar Varoflay chromosome 5, BTI_SOV_V1, whole genome shotgun sequence genome, tcctttcGGGTGCGAACTTACGTCGTTTCTGTTTTACCGGTTTGAAGCTGGGGTCGACGTTGAGCTTGTGGGTAATCACGTCTGGGCTAATTCCTGTCATGTCCTCGTGTGACCAAGCGAAACAGTCCGAGTTTTCTCTTAGAAACGACACTATCTGACTTTTGATGTTGTCAGGCAGTGAGGCTCCGATCCTTATGACTTGGTCTGGCTTTGTCTGGTCTAGTACTATCTCGTCGATTTGTTGGTCGTCGGGGTCGTCCGACGTCGACCCTggctgtaattgctagatggGTGACTTGGATGGTTTCAGTGCTGTCTCGTAACATTTCTTCGCATCCCTTTGCTGccctttgatttccatgaccCCCCACTTGgttggaaatttgattgattggTGATATGTTGATGGCACTGCcttcattttgtggatccatggtcGTCCTAGGATGACGTTGTACGCTGATGGACAATCGACGACGTTGAACTTGGTCATCATGTTGACGCCTTCTGCGTATGTGGGCAGCGATATCTCTCCTACCGTCCGTAGTGCTTCTCCACTGAACCCTACCAGGACTGTTGATCTCCTTACtatgtttttttcttctaatcccatttcttgtagtgcttCCAAGAACAGTACGTTGGCTGAGCTTCCGTTGTCGACCAGTATCCTTTTGATCAATGCGTTTCCTATTGGGAGCGATATTACCAACCCGTCGTGGTGCTCCCGCTGTGTATCTACAGAATCTGAATCGTCGAAAGTAATAGCCATTGCGGTCAGGGACCTGTGTAGTGCGACCTCGTCTTCGGTTTGTCCCTCTTCTACGGTCTCAGATTCTCCCCTGTTAATttttttagctgcagaagaGGTTAGTCCACAAATATCTGAACCACCGGAAATAACATTTACCACTTTATTGAACGATGGTGGGTCTGGTCGCTCGCTGCTTGTCGCTGGGCCGGGCAGGGTGGTTTGCTCTTTGGAAAATGTTTCTTTTCCCTTGTCGCTCAACAGTTCCTTTAGATGCCCCCGTTTCAGGAGGTATGCGACTTCCTTTCGGAGGGAGATGCACTCCTCGGTTGTGTGTCCGTTGTCGCGGTGGAAGTCGCACCATTTGCTCATGTCCTTCATGGAGTCCGGTCTGTCGTTCTTCCGGGGCCATCTGACTGTTCCACCTACATTTTGAAGGGCGTTCACCACACCTCCAATGTCGACGTTGAAGCCGTAGTCGGAGATGTTGGGGTGTTCGACCCGCTCGTTCCTGTAAACATTGTTAGTATCATAATACTGATTGACACTTTGTACCTGGTTTTGCCGAACATACGGTTGGTGTCGCCAATTGTTGTTCCTCGGGGTGTACG contains:
- the LOC130461295 gene encoding uncharacterized protein → MTIAEMKAAYEKAQAELAQERASNETLQKELESVKSNKHQSRYKGGKPKKLTFEMPDDFEDVTDDEEETREEEDKEAPDPVTQRLNKMDARMTKHYSRLMKLMTRFPGAPTPVETEPTDGYAASPFCEAIARVTVPHTLRLPTWTTLYDGTSDPYRHVNFYKQRMWQIGIPHDLVEPVMCKSFGGTLDGAALEWLTNVPPRSISCLSDLINAFYQQFASSRQLEKQTSDLYRTAIEAFKRGLIPNSELYREITKYPCATFEEVRSRATAQMRIEDDEVIRTASQRSTGGSSDRRSYTPRNNNWRHQPYVRQNQVQSVNQYYDTNNVYRNERVEHPNISDYGFNVDIGGVVNALQNVGGTVRWPRKNDRPDSMKDMSKWCDFHRDNGHTTEECISLRKEVAYLLKRGHLKELLSDKGKETFSKEQTTLPGPATSSERPDPPSFNKVVNVISGGSDICGLTSSAAKKINRGESETVEEGQTEDEVALHRSLTAMAITFDDSDSVDTQREHHDGLVISLPIGNALIKRILVDNGSSANVLFLEALQEMGLEEKNIVRRSTVLVGFSGEALRTVGEISLPTYAEGVNMMTKFNVVDCPSAYNVILGRPWIHKMKAVPSTYHQSIKFPTKWGVMEIKGQQRDAKKCYETALKPSKSPI